In Diorhabda sublineata isolate icDioSubl1.1 chromosome 2, icDioSubl1.1, whole genome shotgun sequence, the sequence ACTAATGACGGTTTCGTCGGTAACGCAACTATTTTCTGACATTTCCGTTCTTCTTAAGAAACCTAAATATCCCGTTCTGGCGTAAACTTCCCCTGTATTACCTGCAAAATATATCAACTTATATATGTGGAATACATTTGgataatattctttttttttgttagtaacTGTACGGATACTGTAACTTTAGCCACTGCCTTTTCAGTATAACTCATAGTCGCAGTCACGTGTTTAAATGCCTATTTTTAtctcatttattttcttaaaatattaataataataaatttttatgaggAATTGACTGTTTTTCCTTATGTACATTCCtttcatttataattagaaACTATAAACCAAgaagttaaatttaaaaaggAAAGTATTAAACTAACGagattgattttaaaaaatcacaagGATAATTTCTTGATCAATGCATTAGATCTTATTTTTGCgggtaaataaaaatatccaagAAACTAGTActaataattaaatagaaatgttaggcaacaaaatatttcaataatagtaaCAAAGGAAATGGCCCGCTACTGGCgataaacaaatttgttttcctGACTTAAAACATAACCACATTTATCTGTAAAAagttaaatttggaaataaacgatttttctttttatcttggtatagaaataattcataaaagaaaatttggtataaaaataaattaaatcaccATTTAGTATCTTGTGTTATTAGGTCTGTGCTtataaacgaaattttaataaaaagagacctaaaataaagataattcatcgagaaaaacatataaaagagATCTAAGAAGTGAACAGTAAAgaatttaatgattttaatCTAGCAGGAACTTCCTGAtagtaatgaaataatttaacataaacAGTTTTAAGGTTAAGTGGAGAATGAAGAAGGATTTGTGTAAATTTTGTTGTGAAAGGGGGCCCCGAAagaaagttgtataaaaattgatatttcagaGGCAGTAAAATAGATGAATGGTTCATTATCCAATAAATTGATACTCAGATCATATTGAAATCAGAACAGAATAGGTAAACAACCAAAATACTTACCAGTAACTAAACGGGCATTAAAATGATCTCCATATTCGCTCTCGTCGCCGTAAATAGTGAAGTATCCGCTTGCGTTGTGTCCACTTTGCACCCAAATTTCTCCTAGATGCGAATCCCCGCACTGTCCCTTGCTCTCAGGATTAGCTATAATCACTTTAACTCCGGGTAACAATTTTCCGCTTTCCATCAAACACAAACTGTGTGGACTGCCTCTTTCTACTAGGCTCACTCTATCGTTACGAAGTGCCCTCAAATCGACGTAAACCGTTGAAGGTTCAGGACTAGAAGCACCTTGTAGACAAATAGCGACGTTTACTCTACATCCGAAAGACGTCGATACCGCTCTAGGACTAAGTCCTAAAGCACTGAACAACTTCGAAAAACTAGTAGTCAAGTTCATTCTTGGTCTTTCTTCGGCTACTACGACGCATGTTCGAACGCAGGCTAAATTGATACCTCTAGATTTGAGCTGGTTAACGGAAGAACCGAGACCTTTTGTACAGAGTTCCATAACGCCATAAGAACAGAAAGTGTCGCGAACTTTGTATTGACTAACAGCACTGAGCCACAGAGCTGGATTCACTTCTACTTCAGAGGGTGGGATCAAAATGGAATGGTGGCCTGAGTAGATACTGCTTAAACACCTGGAACAAAAAACGTACTACAATTCAACATTTGGCAactcatatttattattcagATTAGAGGAGTCTTTTTTCATACTTTTGCAATGGTTGCCAAAGAAAAGGGAAGGGGAGGTCTTATAGTGTACttgtagttaaaaaaaataccaagTAACAAACTGATTTTGATCAACTATGGtcttttgttgataattttgttaAGGTCAAAACAGTTATCaagtgaaaaattgaagaaaatggaCACCACACGATCCAACTAGGGTGAACCTGACTTAAAACATATTCCAGAGTTAGATCAACTCCTCAAGTTAGATATAGACGGCTAGGACATCTGTGGAGAGCTGACGAACACACAGTAACTTTGTCAATGCTATAATGGGAACCAGGAGTTAGAAAAAGAAGGAAGGTTCCAGATCAAAATGGTTTAAAGAAATAGAGGAAGACCTGAATAGAATGAGAATCCAAAAAGGGAAGAAAATACTGCATAGAGAATAATTAGCGTTAGAGTggattaaataaacaaaaagggTTGATCCACCCCGCAAAGATGATCTAGAAAGCTTTACAAGGTTCAAAGGGTGTACcatcatatatataaatatagttcTTATCGCCTAGCCGAtgcagataaataaaaaattagacgATGTCATTaaagagaagaaaaatgaaCTTTTAAATAGGATAAATGTGAAATACTCACCAAAGAGCAAATCCTAGTCCACAATAAGGATCTAAACACAAAGCGATATGCCTACTGGGGTATAATTCGCAAGCTAACTTCATACTTTTGCATAAATTGGTTACAGCAGCATGTGACATTTTTATTCCAGCCAACATTCCGGTAGTTGAAACGCTGAAATCTAAATAAGCCATCATTTCAGCTGTCGGAGCTCTATATGGCACTGGTAATTTCTTCTTAGGCATATCATCGGTGTCTAAGATGAGCGGCCATGATTTTATATCCACCACATTACTAGCTTCTTTTGATCGAAGAAGTTTGATCACAGCCTGTATTGACAGCACCAGTACGGATTTCGATACGTCGACTATCATCCTATAAAAAAACCGATAGATAAAATTTAGTATCGATAATGAAAGAATGTCTTAGCTTACCTAACGGTAGGTAACGTCGTTTGTAGATTTTGTGGATGAGGAGGTCGAATAGTAACTGGTACAGCACCAACATATAAACATCCATAGAAAGCACAAATCAAATCTAAGCCCGGAGGGAAAATTAAAGCTACATGATCACCAGTGTTGATCTTTCCTTTTTCTACTAAAAGGTTTCCTATTCTTTCCGCTTTTTTATGGAGCTCGGAACAAGAAAGCACTTTAGCTACAGCTCCTTTGCTATTCAGCAACGTAAAGAGGATATGGTCTGAAGTACCTTGAGCTCTCCATCGAAGAATTTCCGCGATAAATTGTTGctgaaaatcaaataaattattatataatatctatttaacgtactgtttcttttctataagaaaatatttggtGTTTTCTGGTGAAATAAACAAACGTTTACTTACCTTTTTAGAAGAGTCGCCATCTTCATCAAGAAGACCCCCAACTTCTCTTCCTTGAGCACTCGCAAGTCTATTTCCTTGAACAAGATTGCCGACGATTACAGACGCCGGTCCCACGTCTGAAACACATTCCTTTGCTGAAACGCAGAAAGGACAACATGCTATAGCACTCAAGCAGAAAGCTTTTTGGTATATGTTAGTTGATCAAAAGGTGTGtatgtgtaaattgaaaattttccttataaaaaCGTGACTACATCAACttgaacatgttttttttttaatttaatttgtatgATTCGATCAAACCTTTTTTTTCTtccacaaaaaattaatcattttataaatgccacattttttaaatgtctGTCTAAACAGCCTTTATCTTGTCAGTTTGTTATTCACATGGGTACATCTTgataaatttgatttcatattaACATAATTCTAGATGATAATGCCACAAATTTAATTATCTATAATTGCCACAACTTTTAAATGTCCGTATAAACAGTTTAGAATCCCATTTTTCCAGTGTGTTATTCAAATTGGCATATCTTGATGAATTTCGTTTTATATTagattataaacattatttaagtTAATAATGCcacagaaaattaattattttatgaatgccatattttttaaatgtctgTATAAACAGCTCATGCCCTTATCTTGTCATTTTGTTATTCATATGGGCAAATCTTGATAATTCTAGATGATAATGCCACAAATTTAATTACCTATAATTGCCACAACTTTTGAATGTCAGTTTCAGACCTTATCTTCTCAGGTTGTTATTCGAATTGTCATATCATCGTAAATTATATTCAGATTATTAGACTTCCAACATTATTGTGGTCAGTAACGCCACAAACTCATGATTACCACAACCTCCAGAAGCTTGTACTAAAAGTTCTTGATTTCATTTTCTAATGCTATAACTCAAATCGttatatttctatcaatttcattttctattaaaatatttatattattatagtcAATAGGGCCATAACAAATTAGTTTTGAATGACataatcgtaatataattatttaaactattctCAAAATAAGATGTAGTCAGTTTTTAAAGGAATGCAACACTTAACAAATAGTCTTCCCAGTTATTTTATttgagtttataataaaaaatgtctattgtcaaaattttttccacCAAATTTGTTAAGTGTAGCTTAAATCTATACCTACAAACACAATTTGGTACTATCAGAAGGTGAGGGtgctgtatatataaaaaaataagggaaataaTATACAAGCAGaggaagtttttttttgtatatttaaaataatgcgAGGTGGTGTTAGCGAGAAactaggaaaatattttttatttatataagtacCTGAGATACCCTAGAAACTTATGATGCATTTAACTTATTAAATATTCCGTGCTATGTTAATATTTAATCTGGCTATATACATATCTgcatattttaaacaattctacAGTTCAAATTAAGGTTCTTATAGATTTTCATtagaataatgataaaaatcagCGAAAAAcctaaagtttttattataatatagtaggtataaaaaatgcaaaagtCTTGATTTAATTAggactaatttttataatttcatataaaagttatgtcaaatgtcatatgtcaaatgCAGCCCATTTTTGGTTGCCTAATAGTAGGCGACAATTGATTTCATGCTACGCAATAATGTCTGAAGACAGGAGGGAGAATGGCGTCGAGAACGAACACGCATGTGAagagacattttttttcttgatacaTAACCGTATTTTTCAACCATTACAccgtaatttatttaataataatcgaattataattgataattataattatatatagttGAAAGGTGTAAAGGAGACAAAAGTCCTACTAATAAGTAACATTATATTAGTATTCCTGAAGAGCTAATAGAAGTTCAATTATTTAGTTCTGTCAAAATTTACAGTGATATCACTAATATTGAAATCGCCATGATGTAGTAAAAACGCGCCGTTGCCAAATGGTTTATATTTGTGAAGAAACTGATCAAGTTATTGAGCCGGTGATTAAATTTTCCGTTTTATTAGTTTCCGTTTTGTACATTGCGGTTTCGTGAATTGTGAATACGATATTTTGGATTAAATATTAGTTATTTTGTTGTTCACGCTAAACTATCGATACGCAATAGGAGAAATCCGTTCAGTCCACAGGCTCTTGAGTGTCCCTTTTTCCAACACCATAAAAGAGACAATTACCGAACGTTTAGGTCCTTACAAGAATATTCTAGTGCCTTATATTGAAAGAAACcaatgaaatttgataaaaaatatcaagtagAAAGTTAGATAGTTAGAATTCTAGtatgcaatgaaaaaaatcagaTGCGACCAGCCAAAAATTTCACCTCAATCTCGTCACTGATAACAATAAATCTCGAAATGTTTAAAAACACAACACTTATAAAGATAAGAAAGTGATAACGGATAAAATGTTACCTGAATGAACTTCTCTAGGTTTCGGTAAGTTGGTAACACACGTATGGGGACACATCAAAACATTCGCAGGATGTAAATTACCATCCATAAATCTTCTTTTCGTTTCCGATAAGTGAATACCACCCAGAGGTGTTTTCGGAAGATAATTCGGCGGTACAAGCGCCAAACAATAAAGCCCCACTTGATGTATGGAATCGACTGCTTGTAAAACTCTCGACATCCATTGGAATGACTACGAAATagtattttgatatataaaaacgAACGTCGTGACTATAATAGTAGTAATTAAAAGGAGTGTTCGGTTAGATGGCGTTAACTTACCTCTTCTTCGCTACAGTCGGGACGTTGTTCGGCTATGACGCATATCCTTTCGTCTCTCAAAACTTTGATACTGAATACCGCGATTCTTCCACGATAAATGAATTTCATTGGTTCCACTGCTAATACAGTAGCGATGATATCGTCGACGTTGTGTTTTCTTCCTGTTACCGTCATCAATCCGTCACGCGATCCGCATACAAATACCAAACCGCCCGGTCCTAAGAATCCAAGTAGACCGGATCGAGTGTATTCGGCGTCGGATATCGGTTTTCCGTCCGTTCCTAGAGGTTGTACTTTGAACGTACTATTACTAAGACCTTGCAAGCCCCAGTACTGAGTACCTGTTGAGCCCGAATTGACACAAATCTCGCCAACTTCATCTGTTTTGCAAATATACGAAGGTCCTTCCATTTTCACAACAACTATCACACAACCTggaaaaataaatgttggaatttaGATACGAATTaaggaaaattatgaattatttaccTGGCATCACTTGCCCACAGTCTTGCAATGTTAATGAAGTCAAACTATTTTCTTGATCAACTCTTACTACGCCGTAACTTAAGCCTTGCATTGATAAAACGCCTCGTCCTGTAGCGTTAACTCCTGCCCTTCCAGGTCTTCTTACAGATACCGTTAGAACTTCACTGGAACTGGCGCAGGGACAAATGGCATCGGCTCTGAGTCCTTTCGCTTGAAATACTGATAAAAATTGATCACATGAACTCAAAGACCAAGGATTAGCCCCATCTGCTACGAGTAACATCCTTAAAGAGCCTGCAAACATCAACATTAAAAATGGTTCCGTGAATTGATAAACATTTTCTAACCTAAATTGACGTCCTTGTGGTCTTTAGTTGCCAACAAACCCCAATGGAGATCTCTGGATTTAACTACTGCTACTGAGGCTCTATGTTTGGTAATCATTTGCATCCAACTAGCGGGGTTTACTTTCATTAGTGCGTAAGGGATGTATATAACGTGCATGCCGTTTAGAACGCTCGTCAATACCGAATGCCAAAGTCCCACTTCTCTCTTGAAATCTAATACGCAAACCATATTCTCCCCTTCCGTGTAGTTACAAGACATTGTTAGCATTCTGCAATGTTGTACCATAGCTGTGCGCGTTATTGTTACCCCCATTACCGAGCCATCACGGTCCGTGCTGTATTCTATGTAAGCTGGTGTTTCATCGGTTAACCTACAAATTACAAGTTGGAATAACATTGATAGTGGATGATGGACAGTTACTTACCTTGGCGTCGGAGACCAGTCTTTAGGGGTTTTAGTTAAATGTTCGGTAACGAACCAATTCAATTTCGGCCATCCTTTAAATTGAATAACTTCTCCAGAAGCAGTTTTCGGTAGACCTTTTAAACAGGCTTCGGAAGTGAGCGCTACTTGTACGGCGCAGCTGCCTAACAAAAATCCTATTTGTAAGGAACCGGCGTCTCGTCTAGTAATAGGCACTTCTATTGGCACTGGTACGATGCCCGCTTGTAGACATCCGTAAAAAGCACAGAGAAAATTGATTGGATCATTATTTGGATAGACTAGAGCTACTCGATCACCACATTTTAGACTAGTATCACCGTTTTTGCTAAAGGATTTGGTCAAAAGTGCGTAAGCTATTTTGTGCGATCGGCTTAACAATTTACCTGGAAATAATCATTCGAAACGTTTGATATAGATtattaatttaatgataaagtaCTTACCGTACGTTAATGTTACTGATAATTTTCCATTAGGATCTAATACAGTAGCCACGGGTGCTTTAAAAGTACCATTTCCATATCGAGTAATGGCGGCTTCTAAACTTCTTGGTAAACCCGATGGTACTACAAGTTGTTCACCTACTGCCGGACTCATACCGCTTcctacaaaaaattgttacgaaattattattcttcatCATCAGCTATTGTGCACCCATTCCCGGACATAAGTGTCTCTAATACCTTCCACATTATTCTGTCTTGTTTcatttgtatccaacataagcTTCCTAGTTCCTTAATATCACCAAGCTCGAACGTCTCTGTGGTCTTCCTCCTTTTCGTCTCGTCTCTATTGGCGCCATGTTGTTGTCTTTATGGTACATCTCTCATTGTTATGTCTTTCAACATGACTTGGTCTCCTCCTATTTTTCTTCTGGTCTCTTTTTGTTCTATATAATCCGTCTTCCTGTGCCTTGTTCTCCGGAATGACCTGGAGTActtccatttttcttctagtctcTCTTGCTCGCCATGCTTTGAACTTTATGGTGTCTTCCAACATGACGTGGAGTCCTCCTATTGTTCTGGTCTTTTCTGATCTCTCTTAGTCGCCATGTTGTAGATTATGTGATTTTCCTACTTCTCTTGGTTGCCATTTTATTCCCTTTAAGGTACATTCTTTTTCACATCTTCTAATATTTCCTGGAGACTTCCTATTTTTCTAGTCTTTTCTGGTCTCTCTTAGTCGCCTTATTACAAATTGTGGAGTCTTCCTACTATTCTTTATGGTCCACCTTTCTTTGTCATTTCTTCCAACATGACTGGAGACCTCCTATTTTTCTTCTGGTCTCTTTTGACCGCATTGATGGGGATTGTGGGGTCTCCCTATTTTTCCTTCGGTCTCTCTTGGTCGACTCGTTGTGATCCTTATTTCCTTGTTTTGTCTTTCAACATAACCTACGCTCTACCATTTCAATTTGCCTGGACGTTTTATGATATCTGTGACTGCtgcatattttttgatttataaaattagttcTGAAAAAAATCACAGCTTATATGACCGTTGGATCATTTTATGGACATTCCACTAGGAGTGTCTTCATTCATATAGTGATATTCCCTTGGGTATAGTCGatagaattttgttttgtaacaagAAGATTTTCCACATCATCCAACTAcaattttttacatgttttacCATTTTCAAAACGAgggaaagtataaaattacccaaAGATTTGTTATAGAAAGTTCTGTTAATAGTAAAATCATACAAGTTTCAAAATACATATCGcgaagatttttaatttttttgatgatatttagTAAAAACTTACCCTCTGGTTTGGGGGCGTTAGGATCTTTGGGATTAGCTGCAATTTCCAATTCTATATCGTCATCTTCGTAAAATTCGGGTAGAGGTCTACGTTTCGGTCTCTTGAGCGTATTCAGCAATTGTTGTATTTTTGTAGACACTTTCCATCTACCTGTGCCGGTTCCAACTGTATCATCAGAACCAGACGAACCATATCGGTTTACTCGATCAGCTGCTGGTCTACGTCCACCCACTGCAGTATTATGGGTTACATCCGGAGGTTGAGAAtctatgaaaaaatcatttttccaaatgataaaatttaaaaagccAATCAATTTTGACTCACAAGGTCGAAAGTTTTGTAGTACGTCACTGATCTCCGTAATTTCGATTCTTCTTTTATCTTCCCAGTTATTTGGCGGCGGCATTCGAGGCCTATGATGTAACGGTGGAGGAGAGCCGGTACTACTTGTATCCGATAACGGTGGCGGCGGAAATATCTGTGGAGTACCACGGTCTCTTACTCGTTCTCTTTCGGGGGTACTTTCCACCGTCTCTTCAATTACAATGCTATCTTCATCGGACGAAGATTCTGAAATGTGTTTCGATGAAATTAATCATCAATATTTAAGTGATTTGGATACAGGAAAAAAGTTTGGATGtgtaacctcaaaatttgcCGGATTATCGATATTAAATTTCACGGACTTACCGGAATCATGTCTGTCTCGATCGGGACTCCTCGCCATCACGGAGGTTCTCTTGGACGGCATCGGCATAGAAGGTTTGTGCCTGTTTTGCAAAGCTTGTGCGAGTGCCTGTTGTACGGCTTCTTGTCTAACTTCTAAGTAAAAACAAGAATTAATTTCAGATTTAGATAAAAACACTACCGTCACTAGTTAATCCACATAAACATAAATGACTACTAAGtgtacattataaaaaaaaaaaataaataaaattcagacTTGCTTTCTACTACCGTTCTACTAAGTGCTCGGCATATTAATTGCAAGAGGAAGCTAGGATTTACCTACAAATTTGGAGATAGTGATTATTCGTTTCGTTCGGAGAGATATCGAATTCCCACTGGtcgaattgaaaaattcattatcgTGTAAACACAGTTTTAGATAAGGGTGGGTATTGGTTAAACTTTGTTGATAAAAACGTCGATAAACCACTGTAATGGTCACTTTAGATATCTTACCGTCAAGATTTCTCTAATGTTTGATATACAGGATGATTTTTAAAACATCGATTTCTCAACGaataacgaaaaatttcaattagaaattatttcacgtaaaagttgattattaataaaagatttgAAGATgatcaaaaagtaaaatatttacaacGGCTGTAGATGAAGTTTTAGCATTCAAAGTAAATCCAAACTTATTTTACTCGGAAACTTCGGTGAGCCGAAACTAAAGTGGGAAAGTAAAACTAAAAATCAGCACTTAAACTTAAAGTTTTCGAATTTCAAATAGACTATAAACTTTGACAGTTCATAaacgatgaaaatttttagattgaGAGTGAATTAGAGTGAAAATAACGACTTgggaaaattttcgaattctattttttataaatattatatataatactgtataataaattttacacaCTAATgtgatgaataaaataaaatttattcatcatttttgttttttctcagtgaagtttttcctaaatttatatttataggtCGAACTTGAATGaaaacgtaaaaaaaaacgCGATAAAAATAAGCCTTTAATAGTCCAGGCGTTGTAGtcaaaaatttgactaaaacctgaaatttaaaacaatgatttttGTCCCACAAGCAGTTTTTGAACAgtactttttcgaaaaaaaaaatagccCCATTTTGAGATACGTGGCTTTGAAGTATTGTTTTTTAGTAACGGATCCCTGGTGCGAGAGTTGTGACGCGCATGCTCAAGTTAATTGGGCTATCACCATCTGAATTCATGATTTGAGTGGACTGAAATCAGattctttaaataattgttgttgATTTGCCGTTTATACACAATTGGTATTTGTGAATCCGCTCCCCGATTCTGAAAATAGCTTTGTCAGTTCTTTTCGGAAAGTGTTaaaaagttgaatgaaaattttcttatcgCACGTTTTTAGACACATATTATGAAAAAGTCTTGGGACTAGAATGACGAGTAGCCTTTTCAAAAACTGTTCGTATaccaaaaatcatttctaaTGGTTTTTGTGTGAGGTTCCTGgactataaaaaaagttaaggtaattatacactttcacggtcacctggttttttggctctagaaagtcgaaaaatggatggattttaatgatcttggtctcaaaatattccattttacggcggatttataaaaaaaattagtagaaatagctggaatgaaaatttctcatagttttactgatttaaatcgtaaaaaaaaacggttttgcaaaataatcctttacaaaaaattatggtaattatacactttcgcggtcacctggttttttggttaggttaggttaggttggctctagaaaatcgaaaaatggatggattttaaacacgggggtagtggctgaatttgcggtttttaatagttttaaaccttaaatagtagaaaaactttttttttcaaaatattcatttttttatgtaaattgcgaaaaaaaatatacgaacttgattccacgacgtcagaaacagttacgaaggattatatgtagaaagtcattttttttgcatttaaagtcatgaaactgtaaaaaatatttattttttttaattaataaataattcgtatttttttatatatccgccgtaaaatggaacattttgagaccaagatcattaaaatccatccatttttcgattttctaaagccaacctaacctaacctaaattaacctaacctaacctaacctaaccaaaaaaccaggtgatcgcgaaagtgtataattaccataattttttgaaaaggattattttgcaaaaccgtttttttttgcgatttaaaacagtaaaactatgagaaattttcattccagctatttctactaattttttttataaatccgccgtaaaatggaacattttgagatcaagatcattaaaatccatccatttttcgattttctagagccaacctaacctaacctaacctaacctaaccaaaaaaccaggtgaccgcgaaagtgtataattaccataattttttgaaaaggattattttgcaaaaccgttttttttacgatttaaaacagtaaaactatgagaaattttcattccagctatttctactaattttttttataaatccgccgtaaaatggaacattttgagaccaatatcattaaaatccatccatttttcgattttctagagccaacctaacctaacctaacctaacctaaccaaaaaaccaggtgatcgcgaaagtgtataattaccataattttttgaaaaggattattttgcaaaaccgttttttttacgatttaaaacagtaaaactatgagaaattttcattccagctatttctactaattttttttataaatccgccgtaaaatggaacattttgagaccaagatcattaaaatccatccatttttcgattttctagagccaacctaacctaacctaacctaacctaaccaaataacCAGGTGatcgcgaaagtgtataattaccataattttttgaaaaggattattttgcaaaaccgttttttttacgatttaaaacagtaaaactatgagaaattttcattccaactatttctactaattttttttataaatccgccgtaaaatggaacattttgagatcaagatcattaaaatccatccatttttcgattttctagagccaacctaacctaacctaacctaacctaaccaaaaaaccaggtgatcgcgaaagtgtataattaccataattttttgaaaaggattattttgcaaaaccgttttttttacgatttaaaacagtaaaactatgagaaattttcattccaactatttctactaattttttttataaatccgccgtaaaatggaacattttgagatcaagatcattaaaatccatccatttttcgattttctagagccaacctaacctaacctaacctaacctaaccaaaaaaccaggtgatcgcgaaagtgtataattaccataattttttgaaaaggattattttgcaaaaccgttttttttacgatttaaaacagtaaaactatgagaaattttcattccagctatttctactaattttttttataaatccgccgtaaaatggaacattttgagaccaagatcattaaaatccatccatttttcgattttctagagctaaaaaaaccaggtgaccgtgaaagtgtttAATTACCAAAGTTAAGTACGGCTTCTCTAATCTGTTTATTTTACTTCGTATATATACGGAACACAACATTAAATCTTGTCAGCATAACCATTATTAGTTTACTTTATTATAGAGCGTGTCTTATAAATAATGTccactttgtttattaaataatcatacaaaaagaaaccCTAATATTCGAATTTTATGGTTTTAACCTAACCTTCAGCAAGCTTTTTAAGACATTCTTTGTgcttagatgcaaaaaattgtcgcacaGCATTTTAAACATCTCCTTTAGATTCAAATTTTTCGATCGATcatattctataattataaacGTGGTAAACCTGTTTGTTT encodes:
- the LOC130452930 gene encoding disco-interacting protein 2 isoform X1, with the protein product MKPITFENLRRLVGGGRKKKEKESSFKRSDSFKRISIRRSYLDRGKKKHISKLEVSTQTVTEEEEIAETPPKKFINLVQVEKRDVAVATNDLTIKHEVKCGNKYKLEQSKSGPGQSVIAYGQWLRGIRKSDTPNPSGIKGSERTIIYVPASDEITAPPVIRQLSSSPVLRKKPPSPKRKPKQRSPSLHRKESNDSAVEMFPWGDSTDIKKSPLIRRRSRQSPLPLLPDSGAEELCSLSISLGRIWMDAPTGMAPRSLEMPKSSGLPAPAHHSLDSALKDLRDDPIVINRLQKRPTPPVGRTLSSTSNTTASTGLFSSKDSGFSFSISAPKLSDFHSNFAPSTTRGLFRKKRPKPKLSVSRDGYFKRTSGALVVDTKRSSVRRKNSGRKRNKKKKGNKDNGSIKSELYQVVVSRPSKSLRALKLDPMIFVPPERRKTPVSNKPSFKCGLNEIRNMNPSNNSLYTTRSACSTDEGLYESLPGEYDYLSDELTYNMSRLTLTNDEYDNFACGSPISEKSNASDSSRSESLYMPPGVSPVPKRKPVRQKKTGLSHKRSITYVVKPTIIRAPSTLRRQNKKGDITQKGYEKKRTRLLTPYIPKHNPTGSGSGGDNSGGGNSGDGSGGGGLAGNGKQHHTRRRTQRRVTHNEKRYHSEVRQEAVQQALAQALQNRHKPSMPMPSKRTSVMARSPDRDRHDSESSSDEDSIVIEETVESTPERERVRDRGTPQIFPPPPLSDTSSTGSPPPLHHRPRMPPPNNWEDKRRIEITEISDVLQNFRPYSQPPDVTHNTAVGGRRPAADRVNRYGSSGSDDTVGTGTGRWKVSTKIQQLLNTLKRPKRRPLPEFYEDDDIELEIAANPKDPNAPKPEGSGMSPAVGEQLVVPSGLPRSLEAAITRYGNGTFKAPVATVLDPNGKLSVTLTYGKLLSRSHKIAYALLTKSFSKNGDTSLKCGDRVALVYPNNDPINFLCAFYGCLQAGIVPVPIEVPITRRDAGSLQIGFLLGSCAVQVALTSEACLKGLPKTASGEVIQFKGWPKLNWFVTEHLTKTPKDWSPTPRLTDETPAYIEYSTDRDGSVMGVTITRTAMVQHCRMLTMSCNYTEGENMVCVLDFKREVGLWHSVLTSVLNGMHVIYIPYALMKVNPASWMQMITKHRASVAVVKSRDLHWGLLATKDHKDVNLGSLRMLLVADGANPWSLSSCDQFLSVFQAKGLRADAICPCASSSEVLTVSVRRPGRAGVNATGRGVLSMQGLSYGVVRVDQENSLTSLTLQDCGQVMPGCVIVVVKMEGPSYICKTDEVGEICVNSGSTGTQYWGLQGLSNSTFKVQPLGTDGKPISDAEYTRSGLLGFLGPGGLVFVCGSRDGLMTVTGRKHNVDDIIATVLAVEPMKFIYRGRIAVFSIKVLRDERICVIAEQRPDCSEEESFQWMSRVLQAVDSIHQVGLYCLALVPPNYLPKTPLGGIHLSETKRRFMDGNLHPANVLMCPHTCVTNLPKPREVHSAKECVSDVGPASVIVGNLVQGNRLASAQGREVGGLLDEDGDSSKKQQFIAEILRWRAQGTSDHILFTLLNSKGAVAKVLSCSELHKKAERIGNLLVEKGKINTGDHVALIFPPGLDLICAFYGCLYVGAVPVTIRPPHPQNLQTTLPTVRMIVDVSKSVLVLSIQAVIKLLRSKEASNVVDIKSWPLILDTDDMPKKKLPVPYRAPTAEMMAYLDFSVSTTGMLAGIKMSHAAVTNLCKSMKLACELYPSRHIALCLDPYCGLGFALWCLSSIYSGHHSILIPPSEVEVNPALWLSAVSQYKVRDTFCSYGVMELCTKGLGSSVNQLKSRGINLACVRTCVVVAEERPRMNLTTSFSKLFSALGLSPRAVSTSFGCRVNVAICLQGASSPEPSTVYVDLRALRNDRVSLVERGSPHSLCLMESGKLLPGVKVIIANPESKGQCGDSHLGEIWVQSGHNASGYFTIYGDESEYGDHFNARLVTGNTGEVYARTGYLGFLRRTEMSENSCVTDETVISRESDNESLGSSHHVVPSDSPELHDAVFVVGALDETIMLRGMRYHPIDIENSVLRCHKKIAECAVFTWTNLLVVVVELDGNESEALDLVPLVTNTVLEEHHLIVGVVVVVDPGVVPINSRGEKQRMHLRDGFLADQLDPIYVAYNM